The nucleotide window GATGTTGATCTCAGCCTGCATCTGGGTGGATGTTTGTGCGTGCAATCTGTTTTAACGTTTGTTTGTTTGGCTTGGCTTGGTGTTGCTGTTCAGGTGAGCAACTCTCTGTGGGAGAATCCGCATGCCGCCGCCACGTCTTGGAAGCCGTGTGCCGAGCGACGCAGGGACGAGATCTCAGGCAAGTGCCGAATAGAAATGCGATGAAAGCTGTTTCATAACTGTGACGGTATCTTCTCAGTGTACCATTTTTTTTTTGCGGTATCTTCATGTATCTTGATACTGCCGCAAAGCCGATATGTTGCCCGGGTAGTTGATAAAATTTTCTCAAGACCATAAGTAAATTTAACAGCTGACCTGCTAGATATAGTATGTTTGGTTAGAAGATATTCCAAGCCCAAGTTGTGTGGTTGGACAAATAAAACGTGACTGGTTGATTTTGAGATGAGGATAAATTGTGATATTATTTGCAAGAGCACAAGTGGAAAGGGAACCCAGAAACAAAATACTCTCTCTACATTTCTTCTTTAACGGCTAGTTTAATTCTTGTTACCCCTCTTTCTGCCCATAGCCTAACACAGTAGCACACAAGCTTTCTTCATGAAACAATAATTCTTGTTGCTTCCTCTTGGGGAAAGGGATCCCAAGTTGAAGCTGTCTTGGTGCTCACCCGCTGTTTATATTCATCACCATGGCTTACGAAAATATGAAAACCATTCACCTTAAACCATGGTTGCGTCCTGATGAGTATAAATTTTGTCTTTTTTTCCCTACTATTCTGCAGATCTTGTGCCAGAGAACGAAACTTCTGGGTATATTTTTATTCATGCCGAGGGAGGATTGAACCAGCAACGAATAGCTGTACGTACGTGCCCTATTCCCATTTATCAATTTGTTGAAGGACAATTTTTTTGACTTGTTATGCGACATTTGCTTATGTAGTATAAATGGCACCTTGCCTAATTTTTATCAAGCACTATCAGTTGATTGCACTACTTTGATATATTCACAGATATGTAATGCTGTTGCAATTGCTAAGATAATGAACGCCACACTTATTTTGCCTGTGCTGAAGCAGGATCAAATATGGAAAGATCAAACGTAAGTGATAATTCTGGCCTCCTTTCCGAATTGGCTCCTGCTTGCTTATGCCCCTTTGTAATTTGTGTTTGTTATCATGTTAGCTCCTGGCAAAAGTGTTTAATATTTGACAACCTTGTATTTTCTATTCAGGAAATTTGAAGATATCTTCGATGTAGATCATTTTATAAATTATTTGAAGGATGATGTCCGCATCGTTCGAGATATTCCTGACTGGTTCACAGAAAAAGATGAGCTGTTCACCAGTATAAGGTTGGTTGCTTCATTTCATCTTTTGATCTGTCTTAGCTGCTGTCAGCTTAATAGCTTGATGCTAAAGTCTAAACACATGAATGAtattgatttttagagcactgcTTTCTTTTGTAGTAAAATCAACACCAATATTGTTAGAGAGGGAACAATTAATCTTAGAGCGTATTAACTTGAACAAGCCAACTAACTAGGTGTCTTCTGCTGCTTGTTTGTGCTCTGCAGTTTCCATTATTTACAAAGTTACATGCATTTCTCATGTATGCAATATATTGCTAATGCAATGCCAGTGCAACTAGAGTTGTCTCTGCTTCAAATGTCATCAATTTCTCCCCAAGTATAAGTCTGCTTGTCCAATTCAGATTATTATATTTTGCGACCTGAGTTTTGAGGATGCAATAAGATTGTACTGCTGGGGCATTGCAATGTTTTTTTTGCTTCTGCTCATTTTCTCTTTGTGACAATTTTATCAATCATTAGGTAATGTTGCCATGCTAGTCGATACTGTAATCCTAGTTCATTATAGCGCTTTAAACTACAGTACCCGCTGTCATATGTGTTATTCATAATTGGTTGGCACTGGTACGTTTTTTGGCATGATAGTTTGCTGGCGGACATAGCTATAGACCTATATGTGTTATTCTGGTTTATCTGCCGGATAAGATCTTCGTAGTGATTAAAATTTTGCCAATTTCCGTGACTACCATCTGTGAGTTTTTTTTTAAATGCCAGCAATACCGCCACCTACAAAATGGTTCCTATATGTACATTTAATTCTATGGTTAGATAAATGTGCTTATGTTGTTTCTTGTTTTTGCTTGTTGCATATGTTGTTTTTCCTACATGCCAACATATTTTCATACTTAATTGTAACTTCTATAATTATTTATGTTGATTTTAACAGGCGTACTGTAAAAAATATCCCAAAATATGCACCAGCGCAGTTTTATGTCGATAATGTACTTCCAAGGATCAAAGAGAAAAAGATAATGTCTATCAAACCATTCGTTGATAGATTGGGGTAAGTCTTAATATCATTTTATGAAGATATTTCCATGACTCTATTCTGTTCATATATCTTCAGACTTGCTACATAATTGTTTAGCACAGTGACTAGTTCTTCACATTAGAGTCTTTGTGGTCAAGTAATATTGCTCTCTGCTACTCTCCCTTTCCCCCTTGGCCCTACACCCCACCCAGTTTATTCCTTGCTATCTTGTTCACTTCCATTGACTTATGGCCATAGTGTATTGTAAACTCATCATTGCAGGTATGATAATGTTCCAATGAAGATTAACCGGCTCAGATGCAGAGTTAATTATCACGCCTTAAAGTTTCTACCTGGCATTGAAGAAATGGCTGACAAACTGGCAACAAGGATGCGGAATCGAACTGGGAGTGTAAATCCATACATGTAAGTGTAGCTCATGATCTTCAGAGTAACCTGCCTTGGAGTTGGCAATTTTTTACATGTCTCACACTGTTATTCCTGCTTTTGAAGGGCTCTTCATCTTAGATTCGAGAAAGGAATGGTGGGTTTATCCTTTTGTGATTTTGCTGGAACCAGAGAGGAGAAAGCAATGATGGCTGAATATAGACAGAAACAATGGCCAAGACGCTTCAAGGTGATATACTAATGTGAATTGTCTAGACAATGATTTTAGCCTGAAGAGAATAAGGTCACAAAGTACAGTGCTTAGATATATTTCTCTTGTATATATGCAGAATGGATCTCACCTTTGGTCTTTAGCACTGGAAAAGAGAAAAGAAGGCCGCTGCCCGCTTGAGCCTGGGGAAATAGGTTTCATTCTGCGTGCAATGGGATATACGAAGGAGACTCAGATATATGTTGCATCAGGGCAAGTGTATGGTGGAAACAATAGAATGGCACCGCTGAGGAACATGTTCCCTAATTTGGTAGGTGTTCTACTGCAAATCCTGTTTGTTGCCTTCAAACTTCAAAGTGCCTTTATATGGACATAACGCGAAACTACAGATCCAGAAAGGAAACTAAGACAGTTACCTATGGATGGGCAAGCAATCATCAGCAGGTGGATTTGTTGTAGAGACAACTGACCCATTATCTTTGTTGCTTGCAGGTTACCAAAGAAGATCTCGCAAGCAAGGAGGAGATAGAACATTTCAAGAAGCATGTAACCAGCCTCGCTGCACTGGACTTCCTGGTATGCCTGAAGTCAGACGTGTTCGTCATGACCCATGGCGGCAACTTTGCGAAGCTGATCATCGGCTTCCGGCGCTACATGGGGCGCCATAGGCTCAAGTCTATCAAGCCGGACAAGGGGCTCATGTCGAAGTTCTTCGGCGACCCATACATGCCATGGGCGAATTTTGTGGAGGATGTGATGATCACTCACCAGACACGAACAGGCCTCCCCGAGGCCACCTTCCCGCACTATGACCTCTGGGAAAACCCTCTCTCCCATTGCATGTGTAGAGCATAAACTATATAGACTACAAGTGATTGTGCATAGCTTAATTAATTCCTTTGTTCATACAATCCATCCTATAACTGTAAGTTCATATAACTTTTTTTTCCACTTCCAGTTTTGTTTGTGTAGAGTTTTTCATCTAGAAACACTATATGTGTATGAAAGTTCAGCTGATGCATATGAATTTCCCAAAACTAGTTTGTGCATAATGATTGCATGATTGAACAAACAATTTTCACTTCAACGGTGTAGTTACAGAGATTTGTTCAAATCAATTACAGTTGACATGATTCATTCATTGATGAACTGACCATGAAACCCAAGAATGCTAATCCTTCAGCAAAACAAATAATTTCTGGAGAACAGCTAGTTGCACATTTGTACTACTACTTGCCGAACGTCGACTCGACGTACAGCGTGTGCCTGCAAATAGGGCACGTCTTGCTGTC belongs to Triticum urartu cultivar G1812 chromosome 7, Tu2.1, whole genome shotgun sequence and includes:
- the LOC125521041 gene encoding protein PECTIC ARABINOGALACTAN SYNTHESIS-RELATED-like, with product MAELRHGTVAAAAARASSGSPAKRDAEAASASASSPFLSSPRSGGGDGGKDGALRPPPPLHQRYSLPAAVRALLALEDPRSPSAPASYRILLAVLACVALAALVSAPSVWSRLNAPYLCRKDGIRLQCPGVSNSLWENPHAAATSWKPCAERRRDEISDLVPENETSGYIFIHAEGGLNQQRIAICNAVAIAKIMNATLILPVLKQDQIWKDQTKFEDIFDVDHFINYLKDDVRIVRDIPDWFTEKDELFTSIRRTVKNIPKYAPAQFYVDNVLPRIKEKKIMSIKPFVDRLGYDNVPMKINRLRCRVNYHALKFLPGIEEMADKLATRMRNRTGSVNPYMALHLRFEKGMVGLSFCDFAGTREEKAMMAEYRQKQWPRRFKNGSHLWSLALEKRKEGRCPLEPGEIGFILRAMGYTKETQIYVASGQVYGGNNRMAPLRNMFPNLVTKEDLASKEEIEHFKKHVTSLAALDFLVCLKSDVFVMTHGGNFAKLIIGFRRYMGRHRLKSIKPDKGLMSKFFGDPYMPWANFVEDVMITHQTRTGLPEATFPHYDLWENPLSHCMCRA